Proteins from one Chitinophaga oryzae genomic window:
- a CDS encoding TonB-dependent receptor, producing MKLTSLLLLMGILQVSAKTSAQTVTWSARSVSLQKVLNVIRQQTGYAFFYDREDLKNTSPVTVELKNASLQTAMDMVLQHQSLSYEVQGNTVFITRNEKTTKNIQSTESNTPPPVTISGKVVDETGAAIPGASVMVKGTTKGAITTPNGEFQIAGVDENAVITITSIGYTAQEISLKGKTHLNIVLQSDVASLKQLVVVGYGTQKKANLTGAVSSIGSKELANRPVTSVSNALQGTMPGVTVTAAKSGQPGSDGGSIRIRGIGTLNTADPVIVIDGVVTNVSSLNNINPDDIASMSVLKDAASAAIYGSRAANGVILITTKQGKKGAPQVTYNAYVGKQKATGLPDFLPSWQVAELENQASINEGSAPKYTAEQIAKYKDGSDPYNYPNTDWLGLFYKGSGIQQNHYLGVSGGSEKTQYALSLGLFDENGIVKETNAKRYTTRLNVTSEVANRVKVNANIGFTSTGQAEPSNPYTGDFQQLVRQINRINPRVPYKYANGHYGAIGDGNPMAWLEGNSKNTYSYYDLVGNVGVDWEILKGLHFKPSLAYIMKINHIKKFRADQQYYNANGDKTFYQGPSSVTDQNNFGNTVTQQALLEYTKSFNKHNFKILGGFSQEQTKYSFDEGYRKGFLNNELTDLNLGGTEGQYALNYSYELGLRSWFGRLNYDFDGKYLLEANLRYDGSSRFAPGNRWGTFPSFSAGWNIDREAFFDALKPAVSNLKLRASWGQLGNQYVKGKDDAKYPTFPYYPYIFTALGDQNYVFGGTAAGVVPGVAPINGANPDIKWESTTETGVGIDAGFLNGKLNFSADYFHKKTNGILLAVPVGAVYGFQDPVQNAGAVLNRGWEFLLSYADNKGDFNYSASFNTAFIHNEVLDLRGSGPIIDGYTFKQVGYPVNSIYGYVAEGIFQSKDEIKNSPFQLPTTAPGDLKYRDKDGNDTINGADREYLGSYFPKVTFGLNLSASWKNFDIGIFLQGAAGVKNYIDAGKIGAVGGNANKPTSAFLDTWTAENTGASMPRTWYNYKQNDPSGTPSSFWVKDGSYLRLKNLQIGYSLPEKVIKRIGLTKLRFYYSGQNILTFDHLYKWIDPEASITSSIYYYPQVKVHTFGVNVSF from the coding sequence ATGAAGCTAACTTCTCTTCTGCTCCTGATGGGTATCTTACAGGTAAGCGCTAAAACCAGTGCTCAAACTGTTACCTGGTCTGCCCGTTCCGTCAGCCTCCAGAAAGTGCTGAACGTGATACGCCAGCAAACAGGCTACGCTTTTTTCTACGACCGGGAAGACCTGAAAAACACCTCCCCGGTAACCGTGGAACTGAAAAACGCTTCCCTGCAAACCGCTATGGACATGGTGCTCCAGCACCAGTCCCTCAGCTACGAAGTACAGGGAAATACGGTGTTCATCACCCGTAATGAAAAAACAACGAAAAACATACAATCCACGGAGAGCAATACACCTCCGCCGGTAACCATCTCCGGCAAAGTGGTGGACGAAACCGGCGCAGCCATCCCCGGGGCTTCCGTGATGGTGAAAGGCACCACCAAAGGCGCTATCACCACCCCTAACGGCGAATTCCAGATCGCCGGCGTAGACGAAAATGCAGTGATCACCATCACCAGTATCGGCTACACCGCACAGGAAATCAGCCTGAAAGGAAAAACACACCTCAATATCGTTCTCCAGTCCGACGTAGCCTCCCTGAAACAGCTGGTGGTAGTAGGCTATGGCACCCAGAAAAAAGCCAACCTCACCGGCGCCGTGTCCAGCATCGGCAGCAAGGAACTGGCCAACAGGCCCGTTACCAGCGTCAGCAACGCGTTACAGGGCACCATGCCCGGCGTTACCGTCACCGCTGCCAAAAGCGGTCAGCCAGGCTCCGACGGCGGCAGCATACGTATCCGCGGCATCGGCACCCTCAACACCGCTGACCCCGTGATAGTGATCGACGGAGTGGTGACCAACGTGAGCAGCCTGAACAACATCAACCCGGACGATATCGCCAGCATGTCCGTGCTGAAAGACGCCGCCTCCGCCGCCATTTACGGCTCCCGCGCGGCCAACGGCGTTATCCTCATCACCACCAAACAAGGTAAAAAAGGCGCTCCCCAGGTGACTTATAACGCTTATGTAGGTAAACAGAAAGCCACCGGCCTCCCCGACTTCCTGCCCTCCTGGCAGGTAGCGGAACTGGAGAACCAGGCTTCCATCAACGAAGGATCTGCTCCTAAATACACCGCCGAACAAATAGCCAAATACAAAGACGGCTCCGATCCCTACAACTATCCTAACACGGATTGGCTCGGCCTCTTCTACAAAGGCAGCGGCATCCAGCAAAATCATTACCTCGGTGTCTCCGGCGGAAGCGAAAAAACACAGTATGCACTCTCCCTCGGCCTCTTTGACGAGAACGGTATTGTAAAGGAAACCAACGCCAAAAGATATACTACCCGCCTCAACGTCACCTCCGAGGTGGCCAACCGCGTGAAAGTAAATGCCAATATCGGCTTTACCTCCACCGGCCAGGCAGAACCATCCAACCCCTACACCGGCGATTTTCAACAGCTGGTAAGACAGATCAACAGGATCAACCCGCGCGTGCCTTATAAATATGCTAATGGCCACTACGGCGCTATCGGCGACGGTAACCCCATGGCCTGGCTGGAAGGCAACAGCAAGAACACCTATTCCTACTACGATCTCGTAGGCAATGTGGGCGTGGACTGGGAAATCCTCAAAGGCCTGCACTTCAAGCCCTCCCTGGCTTATATCATGAAGATCAACCACATCAAGAAGTTCAGGGCCGATCAGCAGTATTACAATGCTAACGGTGATAAGACCTTCTACCAGGGACCCAGCTCCGTTACCGATCAGAACAACTTCGGCAACACCGTTACCCAACAGGCTTTGCTGGAATACACCAAATCCTTCAATAAACACAACTTCAAAATACTGGGCGGTTTCTCCCAGGAGCAAACCAAATACTCCTTTGACGAAGGATACCGTAAAGGCTTTCTCAACAATGAACTGACCGATCTGAACCTCGGCGGCACTGAAGGTCAGTACGCCCTCAATTACAGCTATGAGCTGGGCCTGCGCTCCTGGTTCGGCAGACTGAATTACGATTTCGACGGGAAATATCTGCTGGAAGCTAACCTGCGTTATGACGGATCTTCCCGCTTTGCACCGGGCAACAGGTGGGGCACCTTCCCCTCTTTCTCCGCCGGCTGGAACATCGACCGTGAGGCGTTCTTCGACGCCCTTAAACCTGCGGTGTCCAACCTGAAACTGAGAGCTTCCTGGGGCCAGCTGGGCAACCAGTACGTAAAAGGAAAGGATGACGCCAAGTATCCCACCTTCCCGTACTACCCGTACATCTTCACCGCCCTCGGCGATCAGAACTATGTATTCGGCGGCACAGCGGCCGGCGTAGTGCCGGGCGTTGCTCCCATCAATGGCGCCAACCCGGATATCAAATGGGAAAGCACTACAGAAACAGGCGTAGGTATCGATGCGGGCTTCCTTAACGGAAAACTGAACTTCAGCGCCGACTACTTCCATAAGAAAACCAATGGCATCCTGCTGGCTGTGCCGGTAGGCGCCGTCTATGGCTTCCAGGACCCCGTACAGAATGCGGGCGCCGTACTGAACCGCGGTTGGGAATTCCTGTTGAGCTATGCTGACAACAAAGGCGACTTCAATTACAGCGCCAGCTTCAACACCGCCTTTATCCACAACGAAGTACTGGACCTCCGTGGTTCCGGACCTATCATCGACGGCTATACGTTTAAACAGGTGGGCTATCCGGTAAACTCCATCTATGGCTACGTAGCTGAAGGCATCTTCCAGTCGAAAGATGAAATAAAAAATTCACCTTTCCAGTTACCGACCACCGCACCCGGCGATCTGAAATACCGCGATAAAGACGGCAACGACACCATCAACGGGGCCGACAGAGAATATCTCGGCAGCTATTTCCCGAAAGTGACCTTCGGTCTGAACCTGAGCGCTTCCTGGAAAAATTTCGATATCGGTATCTTCCTGCAGGGCGCTGCCGGTGTGAAAAACTATATCGATGCAGGCAAGATCGGCGCTGTTGGTGGCAATGCCAACAAGCCCACTTCCGCCTTCCTCGATACCTGGACAGCAGAGAACACGGGTGCTTCCATGCCCCGCACCTGGTATAACTACAAACAAAATGATCCCAGCGGCACGCCTTCCTCCTTCTGGGTGAAAGATGGTTCTTACCTGCGCCTTAAAAATCTCCAGATAGGTTACTCCCTACCGGAAAAAGTGATCAAAAGGATTGGCCTTACCAAACTGCGCTTCTATTACAGCGGCCAGAACATCCTGACGTTTGATCATCTCTATAAATGGATAGATCCGGAAGCCTCTATCACCAGCAGTATCTATTACTACCCGCAGGTGAAAGTGCACACTTTTGGCGTGAATGTTAGTTTTTAA
- a CDS encoding xanthine dehydrogenase family protein molybdopterin-binding subunit — translation MKKQAVGQSMDRVDGRLKVTGAARYFADHQPEGMLYAALVCSPVSSGRITAIDASKALRAPGVADVVSHLNAPPVPGYKADNPNPKQGLKIFHDDRIYSNGQPVAIVVANTLERAVHAASLVKVTYAQEVHKTDMSASMDLAFQHKNMKDYLRGEADAWKKAPVNLEAEYNIPIEVHNPMELAGIIAHWETPDQLTLYAKTQGVKSVQQAIKTLFQLPESQITVHSQFVGGAFGMGLRIWPMEVATILAAKKIRKPVKLVITRKDMFTLVGYRPAARQRIGIGATADGKLTGITHEAVAITSPYEDFTEAIVNMSRMMYACPNVNTHYQLVPLNLSTPVWMRGPGEATGAFALESAIDELAHRLKMDPLQLRILNHADTDPEKHLPYSSKYLKEAYEMGAAKIGWQQRSQTPGQLQENGWLVGYGMSSGVFGAGRGKATASATLKADGTLVVRSAAADIGPGTATAMVQIAADATGIDVKKIKFLLGESAYPEAPRQGGSSTVSTVGSAVNDVCRSLQQKLSEMAAASVPAFKGLKAENMQHEDGQLVAGNTRLHYTALLQQQQLPELIVTTTSQAGDERKQYAMYSFSVHFTKVHVHPATGVVRIKHIVSVADSGTVVNTKTARSQMIGGVVGGIGMALTEEALIDHRFGRYVNNNYADYHVPVNADTPPTDVLFINKKDPVINPMGAKGMGEIALIGFAAAVSNAVFNATGKRVRDLPITPDKLI, via the coding sequence ATGAAAAAGCAAGCAGTAGGACAATCCATGGACCGTGTAGACGGCCGCCTTAAAGTAACCGGCGCCGCCCGCTACTTCGCCGATCACCAGCCGGAAGGTATGCTGTACGCTGCGCTGGTATGCAGCCCTGTCAGCAGCGGCCGCATTACCGCCATCGATGCCTCCAAAGCCCTCCGGGCGCCGGGCGTGGCCGATGTGGTGTCTCATCTCAACGCACCGCCTGTTCCGGGCTATAAAGCCGATAATCCCAATCCCAAACAGGGACTTAAAATATTTCATGACGACCGTATCTATTCCAACGGCCAGCCGGTAGCCATTGTGGTGGCCAATACACTGGAGCGCGCCGTACACGCCGCCTCTCTCGTGAAAGTCACCTATGCACAGGAAGTACATAAGACAGACATGAGCGCAAGTATGGACCTGGCCTTCCAGCATAAAAACATGAAGGACTACCTGCGCGGAGAAGCGGATGCGTGGAAAAAAGCGCCGGTAAACCTGGAAGCGGAATACAACATCCCGATCGAGGTGCATAACCCCATGGAACTGGCGGGCATCATCGCTCACTGGGAAACACCCGACCAGCTGACGCTCTACGCCAAAACACAAGGCGTTAAAAGCGTGCAGCAAGCGATCAAAACACTTTTTCAGCTGCCGGAAAGCCAGATCACGGTGCATTCGCAGTTTGTGGGCGGCGCTTTCGGCATGGGCCTGCGCATATGGCCCATGGAAGTAGCCACCATCCTGGCAGCGAAGAAAATACGCAAGCCGGTGAAACTGGTCATCACCCGCAAAGACATGTTCACCCTCGTGGGGTACCGCCCTGCGGCCAGGCAACGGATAGGCATCGGCGCTACCGCCGACGGTAAGCTGACCGGCATCACACATGAAGCAGTGGCCATCACATCGCCGTATGAAGATTTCACGGAAGCAATCGTGAACATGAGCCGCATGATGTATGCCTGTCCCAATGTAAACACGCACTACCAGCTGGTGCCGCTCAATCTCAGCACACCGGTATGGATGCGCGGCCCCGGCGAAGCAACCGGCGCTTTTGCACTGGAATCGGCCATCGATGAACTGGCCCACCGGTTAAAGATGGACCCGTTGCAGCTGCGTATCCTGAACCATGCGGACACAGACCCGGAGAAACACCTGCCCTACTCCAGCAAATACCTGAAAGAAGCCTACGAAATGGGCGCCGCTAAAATAGGCTGGCAGCAACGCAGCCAGACACCCGGCCAACTGCAGGAAAACGGCTGGCTGGTCGGCTACGGCATGAGCAGCGGCGTATTCGGCGCAGGGCGCGGCAAAGCCACTGCCAGCGCCACTCTCAAAGCCGATGGCACCCTCGTGGTCCGCAGCGCCGCGGCAGATATAGGCCCGGGCACCGCCACCGCCATGGTGCAGATAGCCGCCGACGCCACCGGCATCGATGTTAAAAAAATAAAATTCCTGCTGGGAGAATCGGCCTATCCCGAAGCGCCCCGCCAGGGCGGCTCTTCCACCGTGTCTACCGTCGGCAGCGCCGTCAACGATGTATGTCGCAGCCTGCAACAGAAACTCAGTGAAATGGCCGCAGCCAGCGTTCCTGCTTTTAAAGGCCTGAAAGCGGAAAATATGCAACATGAAGACGGACAGCTGGTAGCCGGCAATACCCGGTTGCATTACACCGCATTGCTGCAGCAGCAACAGCTGCCGGAGCTGATCGTTACCACTACCTCCCAGGCCGGCGACGAACGGAAACAATACGCCATGTATTCTTTCTCCGTTCATTTCACCAAGGTGCATGTACATCCGGCCACCGGCGTTGTACGCATCAAACATATCGTCAGCGTGGCCGATTCCGGTACGGTGGTGAACACCAAAACCGCCCGCAGCCAGATGATCGGCGGCGTAGTAGGCGGCATCGGCATGGCCCTCACCGAAGAGGCCCTGATAGATCACCGCTTCGGCCGATACGTCAACAACAACTATGCAGATTACCATGTACCTGTGAATGCGGACACGCCGCCAACAGACGTACTGTTTATTAATAAAAAAGATCCTGTCATCAACCCGATGGGCGCTAAAGGTATGGGCGAAATAGCCCTGATTGGCTTCGCTGCCGCCGTTTCCAACGCTGTATTCAATGCTACCGGCAAACGGGTCCGCGACCTGCCCATCACACCCGACAAACTGATTTGA
- a CDS encoding (2Fe-2S)-binding protein produces the protein MSQAPNGNPSCPGKKDKHEARRDFLKQSSALMALALTPPLVVKAGEHDETIAGLFEKMPVSLEVNGKAYQLSVEPRVTLLDLLREQLNLTGTKKGCDHGQCGACTVHVNGQRINSCLTLAVMQEGKKITTIEGLAQGDTLHPVQEAFIEHDGFQCGYCTPGQIMSAVACIREGHAGSPEEIREFMSGNICRCGAYDNIVAAITAVKQGGHTV, from the coding sequence ATGTCACAAGCACCAAATGGAAACCCATCATGCCCGGGCAAGAAGGATAAACACGAAGCCAGACGTGACTTCCTGAAACAATCTTCCGCGTTGATGGCGCTGGCGCTCACACCGCCACTGGTAGTCAAAGCAGGCGAACATGATGAAACTATTGCCGGCCTCTTCGAGAAAATGCCGGTCAGCCTGGAAGTAAACGGCAAGGCTTACCAGCTGTCCGTGGAGCCCCGGGTGACGCTGCTCGACCTGCTGCGCGAACAGCTGAACCTGACAGGCACCAAAAAAGGCTGCGATCACGGTCAGTGCGGCGCCTGTACAGTACATGTCAACGGCCAGCGCATTAATTCCTGCCTTACCCTCGCCGTCATGCAGGAGGGGAAAAAAATCACGACCATTGAAGGGCTTGCCCAGGGAGACACCTTACATCCTGTACAGGAAGCCTTTATCGAACATGATGGCTTCCAGTGCGGCTATTGTACGCCCGGCCAGATTATGTCGGCCGTAGCCTGTATCCGCGAAGGGCATGCAGGTTCTCCGGAAGAGATACGCGAGTTTATGAGTGGTAACATCTGCCGCTGCGGTGCATACGACAATATCGTGGCAGCCATTACAGCAGTAAAACAGGGAGGGCATACCGTATGA
- a CDS encoding FAD binding domain-containing protein → MNQFSYVRPASQQAAIDALSKDKSARFIAGGTNLLDLMKNGVLAPEKLVDINRLPLKNITQNNNTLHIGALTLNSEVADHPLVKAHHPLLSQALLAGASQQLRNMATTGGNMMQRTRCSYFYDITMPCNKRTPGSGCSAIGGINRMHAIFGASDQCIAVHPSDMCVALAALDATVLAAGPKGNRRIPFGEFHRLPGDTPDKDNNLGKGELITGIDIPASPFTKNIYYLKVRDRASYAFALVSVAAALDISNNTIRSARLAMGGVAHKPWRLHEAEKTLTGKAPTAESFRIAATVAIQSARTYKHNAFKVPMAQNSIVTALSKAAAV, encoded by the coding sequence ATGAACCAGTTTTCCTATGTCAGGCCCGCCAGCCAGCAGGCGGCTATTGACGCGCTCTCGAAAGATAAATCTGCCCGCTTCATCGCCGGCGGCACCAATCTGCTCGATCTCATGAAGAACGGCGTGCTGGCGCCGGAGAAGCTGGTAGACATCAACCGGCTGCCACTGAAGAATATCACGCAGAACAACAATACCCTGCATATCGGCGCCCTGACGCTCAACAGCGAGGTAGCCGACCACCCGCTGGTGAAAGCACACCATCCGCTGCTGTCGCAGGCACTGCTCGCCGGCGCTTCGCAACAGCTGCGTAACATGGCCACCACCGGCGGTAACATGATGCAGCGTACCCGTTGCAGTTATTTCTACGATATCACCATGCCCTGCAATAAAAGAACGCCCGGCAGCGGTTGCAGCGCTATCGGCGGCATCAACCGTATGCACGCTATCTTCGGCGCCAGCGACCAATGCATCGCCGTACATCCCAGCGATATGTGCGTTGCACTGGCAGCACTTGATGCAACCGTGCTGGCAGCCGGCCCCAAAGGGAACCGCCGCATACCCTTCGGAGAATTTCACCGGCTGCCCGGCGATACACCCGATAAAGACAACAACCTCGGTAAAGGCGAACTGATCACCGGTATTGATATACCGGCCAGCCCCTTCACCAAAAACATATACTATCTGAAAGTGCGGGACCGCGCATCGTATGCTTTTGCACTCGTGTCCGTAGCAGCGGCGCTGGATATCAGCAACAACACCATCCGCAGCGCGCGCCTCGCCATGGGCGGCGTGGCCCACAAACCCTGGCGCCTGCACGAAGCAGAAAAAACACTGACAGGGAAAGCGCCCACGGCTGAAAGTTTCCGTATAGCCGCCACCGTAGCCATACAGTCGGCCCGCACGTATAAACACAATGCATTCAAAGTGCCGATGGCGCAGAACAGTATCGTCACCGCCTTATCAAAAGCAGCTGCCGTATGA
- a CDS encoding RagB/SusD family nutrient uptake outer membrane protein, with translation MKRNLLYILLAGALTQAACQKDFLDKSPTDAYSNGSLWTTEAAASAALAGCYKGWETSYNTIYMDAVSDNSYSQWAWDNYQHLGNGTATATDPQVANQWDYVTIQKCNWFIENVDQAPIDEKIRSRFKAEARFLRAYRYFVMSQLYGDVPLVVKNLSVQEANTISRTPRAEVRKFITDELAAIAQILPQSYTGSDVGRITKGAALALRARVELFDKNYAAAIEDCKKVMALGYGLYENYTNLFRQDFENNKEVILDVQYKANEKDNANTDLGILPSSGYGGWASLSPTQSLVDAYEMTNGKTIDDPTSGYDANNPYANRDPRLAASVVYPGLEYNDKFYDPITPGGADYYSEGNNSPTGYLVRKFVPFLKDFPDMWNTGVNIIVIRYAEVLLTYAEAQIESGVMDNSVYQALDDIRARAGMPLVNRTVYNNIAALRTLVRRERRVELALEGLRWYDIQRWQIGPAVRTGTVYGTRLGTVDATTGKVTLTGNHVVADQRSFSPQRDYLWPVPQKERDINKGLGQNPGY, from the coding sequence ATGAAAAGAAACCTTCTCTATATACTGCTTGCAGGTGCACTGACACAGGCCGCCTGTCAGAAAGATTTCCTGGACAAATCACCTACCGACGCCTATAGCAACGGATCGCTGTGGACAACTGAAGCCGCTGCCTCCGCCGCGCTCGCAGGATGTTACAAAGGATGGGAAACCAGCTATAACACCATCTATATGGATGCTGTCAGCGACAACAGCTACAGCCAGTGGGCATGGGACAACTACCAGCACCTGGGCAACGGCACCGCCACCGCTACCGATCCGCAGGTAGCCAACCAGTGGGATTATGTCACTATCCAGAAATGTAACTGGTTCATCGAAAACGTGGACCAGGCACCCATTGATGAAAAAATACGGAGCCGCTTCAAAGCTGAAGCCCGCTTCCTCCGCGCTTACCGCTACTTCGTGATGTCACAGCTCTATGGTGATGTTCCCCTGGTGGTGAAAAACCTGAGCGTACAGGAAGCGAACACCATCAGCAGAACACCCCGTGCAGAAGTCCGCAAATTCATCACCGATGAATTGGCTGCCATTGCCCAGATCCTGCCGCAGAGCTATACCGGCAGCGATGTAGGACGTATCACCAAAGGCGCCGCTTTAGCGCTGAGAGCACGCGTGGAGCTGTTTGACAAAAACTACGCTGCCGCTATCGAAGACTGTAAAAAAGTAATGGCGCTCGGTTATGGCCTCTATGAAAACTACACCAATCTTTTCCGCCAGGACTTTGAAAACAACAAAGAGGTGATCCTCGATGTACAGTACAAAGCCAACGAAAAGGATAATGCCAATACAGACCTCGGTATCCTGCCTTCTTCCGGTTATGGCGGATGGGCTTCGCTCAGTCCCACACAGTCACTGGTAGACGCCTACGAAATGACCAACGGTAAAACCATCGACGATCCAACCTCCGGTTATGACGCCAACAACCCTTATGCAAACAGGGACCCGCGTCTGGCTGCCAGCGTAGTATATCCAGGCTTGGAGTACAACGATAAGTTCTATGACCCGATCACTCCCGGTGGTGCTGACTACTACAGCGAGGGCAACAACTCTCCCACCGGTTACCTGGTACGGAAATTCGTTCCATTCCTGAAAGACTTTCCCGATATGTGGAACACCGGGGTGAACATCATCGTGATCCGTTATGCGGAAGTACTGCTCACCTACGCGGAAGCACAGATTGAGTCCGGGGTGATGGACAACAGCGTATACCAGGCGCTCGATGATATCCGTGCACGTGCCGGTATGCCGTTGGTGAACCGTACGGTATATAACAACATCGCCGCCCTTCGTACCCTTGTGCGCCGCGAACGCCGTGTGGAACTGGCCCTCGAAGGTCTTCGCTGGTACGATATCCAACGCTGGCAGATAGGTCCCGCCGTCAGGACCGGCACCGTATATGGCACCCGCCTGGGCACCGTAGATGCCACTACCGGCAAAGTAACCCTGACCGGCAATCATGTGGTGGCTGACCAGCGTTCTTTCAGCCCGCAGCGCGATTACCTCTGGCCCGTACCACAAAAAGAAAGAGATATCAATAAAGGCCTCGGTCAGAATCCGGGCTACTAG